In the genome of Rhodoplanes sp. Z2-YC6860, one region contains:
- a CDS encoding ABC transporter ATP-binding protein/permease, giving the protein MSARASDETIRPDKNPETAPQSDSATGAESDLPPETKESERAENEVKGPDAPDEETEALRRSYLLRRFWHTGLRFWTTPGRHVAWLFSAALLVIILLNLGAAYAMNLWNRGIFDALEKKDAGTVLWLSLIYFAILAASVLISIALVYTRMTIQRRWRKWLTDTLVDRWLRHGRYYQLNLVSGDHQNPEFRIADDVRIATEAPVDFVTGVLQAFLSAATFIVVLWTIGGALDLSVGGFDIHIPGFLVVAAVIYALVASGAMLLIGRRFVSVSEGKNQAEAELRYVLTRLRENGESIALIQGEEEERAGVETSLLKVLKCWRSICIQNMKTSVVSSASGYIAPVLPIILCAPKYLQGTMSLGEVMQAASAFTIVQGAFNWLVDNYPRLADWTACARRSASLMVSLDALERAEKGDGVGRIKRTAEGEGAALRLKDLSVTLDDGTAVLADTDIAIKPGERVLIAGESGTGKSTLVRAIAGLWPWGGGTVELQKGAKLMLLPQRPYIPIGTLRRAAVYPDAPDSRSIEEVAEAFRHVGLDHLTERIEDEAPWDQTLSGGEKQRLAFARIFLHNPDIIILDEATAALDPESQDKLMELLSRQPDNTALVSVGHRPELEAFHNRKVVLERRKGGAKLVSDIRLVKRPGRRRLLSRFLRRPAKKEARLSQEK; this is encoded by the coding sequence ATGAGCGCCAGAGCGTCCGACGAGACCATCCGCCCCGACAAGAACCCCGAAACGGCGCCGCAATCCGATTCCGCAACCGGAGCCGAATCCGACCTCCCGCCGGAGACCAAGGAGTCCGAGCGCGCCGAAAACGAGGTCAAGGGCCCCGACGCTCCCGACGAAGAAACCGAAGCGCTGCGGCGCAGCTACCTGTTGCGCCGCTTCTGGCACACTGGCTTGCGTTTCTGGACCACGCCGGGCCGCCATGTCGCCTGGCTTTTCAGCGCCGCGCTGCTCGTCATCATCCTGCTCAATCTCGGCGCCGCCTATGCGATGAACTTGTGGAATCGCGGCATCTTCGACGCGCTGGAGAAGAAGGATGCCGGCACGGTTCTCTGGCTGTCGCTGATCTACTTCGCGATCCTGGCCGCAAGCGTTCTGATCAGCATTGCGCTGGTCTACACCCGCATGACGATCCAGCGGCGCTGGCGCAAATGGCTGACCGACACGCTGGTCGACCGCTGGCTCCGGCATGGGCGCTACTACCAGCTCAATCTGGTGAGCGGCGATCATCAGAATCCGGAATTCCGCATCGCCGACGATGTCCGCATCGCGACCGAGGCCCCGGTCGACTTCGTCACGGGTGTGTTGCAAGCCTTTCTGTCGGCCGCGACCTTCATCGTGGTGCTGTGGACCATCGGCGGCGCGCTCGATCTCAGCGTCGGCGGCTTCGACATCCACATTCCGGGCTTCCTGGTGGTTGCCGCGGTGATCTATGCGCTGGTCGCCAGCGGCGCGATGCTGCTCATCGGCCGCCGCTTCGTCAGCGTTTCCGAGGGTAAGAACCAGGCGGAGGCCGAGCTGCGCTACGTGCTGACGCGGCTCCGCGAGAATGGCGAAAGCATCGCGCTCATCCAGGGCGAGGAGGAGGAGCGCGCCGGCGTGGAAACGTCGCTGCTCAAAGTGCTGAAGTGCTGGCGCAGCATCTGCATCCAGAACATGAAAACGTCCGTGGTGTCGTCGGCCTCGGGTTACATCGCCCCGGTGCTGCCGATCATCCTCTGCGCGCCAAAATATCTGCAGGGCACCATGTCGCTTGGCGAAGTGATGCAGGCGGCCTCGGCATTCACCATCGTGCAGGGCGCGTTCAACTGGCTGGTCGACAACTATCCGCGGCTCGCCGACTGGACCGCCTGCGCGCGGCGCTCGGCCTCGCTGATGGTGTCGCTCGATGCGCTGGAGCGTGCCGAGAAGGGCGACGGCGTCGGCCGCATCAAGCGCACCGCCGAGGGCGAAGGCGCAGCGCTTCGCCTCAAGGACCTGTCGGTGACGCTCGACGACGGCACCGCCGTGCTGGCCGACACCGACATCGCGATCAAGCCCGGCGAGCGCGTGCTGATCGCGGGCGAGTCCGGCACCGGCAAGAGTACGCTGGTGCGCGCCATCGCGGGGCTGTGGCCCTGGGGCGGCGGCACCGTCGAATTGCAGAAGGGCGCGAAGCTGATGCTGCTGCCGCAGCGTCCTTACATACCGATCGGCACCCTGCGCCGCGCCGCAGTTTATCCGGACGCGCCGGACAGCCGCAGCATCGAGGAGGTCGCCGAAGCGTTCCGTCACGTCGGTCTGGACCATCTCACCGAGAGGATCGAGGACGAGGCGCCTTGGGATCAGACGCTGTCCGGCGGCGAGAAGCAGCGGCTCGCCTTCGCGCGCATCTTCCTGCACAACCCCGACATCATCATTCTCGACGAGGCGACCGCGGCGCTCGATCCGGAGAGCCAGGACAAGCTGATGGAATTGCTCAGCCGGCAGCCGGACAACACCGCGCTGGTCAGCGTCGGGCACAGGCCCGAGCTCGAGGCGTTTCACAACCGCAAGGTCGTGCTGGAGCGCCGAAAGGGCGGAGCGAAACTTGTCAGCGACATCCGGCTGGTGAAGCGGCCGGGGCGCAGGCGCCTCCTGAGCCGGTTCTTGCGGCGCCCGGCAAAGAAAGAAGCGCGATTGTCGCAAGAGAAATAG
- a CDS encoding Nramp family divalent metal transporter encodes MLSPISEPPNFTSTNKANWSDRTRLKAQATLAGQRRGLRAFLPFVGPAVVASVAYMDPGNFATNIQSGAALGYELLWVVLFANVTAMLFQSLSAKLGIATGRNLTELCREHFSRPTVAGMWAISEIAAMATDLAEFLGATIALHLLFGIPLLAGMLFTAVTTYLMLLLEGRGFRPIEALISALVGVMAGCYVLEVLLARPDWGLIAYHSAVPTLSSRESVVLAVGVIGATVMPHAIYLHSDLTKNRIVPNSKAQAREIVRWSNREIVLALSFAGAVNMAMMIMAAAVFHGGGHQDVATIETAYHTLTPLLGGASAAVFLIALLASGLSSSVVGTMAGQVVMQGFTGLHIPLWIRRAVTMVPPVLVIAAGYSPTQALVLSQVVLCLALPVPVIPLIMLTRRTDLMGDLANSRLTTAVAIAATIGILILNAILLWSVVAGG; translated from the coding sequence ATGCTGTCCCCGATTTCGGAGCCTCCGAATTTCACCTCCACGAACAAGGCCAATTGGAGCGATCGCACCCGCCTGAAGGCCCAGGCGACCCTGGCCGGACAGCGCCGCGGTCTGCGGGCGTTTTTGCCCTTTGTCGGGCCGGCCGTCGTCGCGTCGGTGGCCTACATGGACCCCGGCAACTTCGCCACCAACATCCAGTCCGGCGCCGCGCTCGGCTACGAACTGCTCTGGGTGGTGCTGTTCGCCAATGTCACGGCGATGCTGTTCCAGTCGCTGTCGGCGAAGCTCGGCATCGCCACCGGACGCAATCTGACCGAGCTCTGCCGCGAGCATTTTTCCAGGCCGACCGTCGCCGGCATGTGGGCGATCAGCGAGATTGCCGCGATGGCCACCGATCTGGCCGAATTCCTCGGCGCCACCATCGCGCTGCACCTGCTGTTCGGAATTCCGCTCCTGGCCGGCATGCTGTTCACCGCGGTCACGACCTATCTGATGCTGCTGCTCGAAGGCCGCGGGTTTCGCCCGATCGAAGCCCTGATCAGCGCGCTCGTCGGCGTCATGGCCGGCTGTTACGTCCTGGAGGTGCTGCTGGCCCGGCCGGACTGGGGCTTGATCGCCTATCACTCGGCGGTGCCGACGTTGAGCAGCCGCGAGAGCGTGGTGCTCGCGGTCGGCGTGATCGGCGCGACCGTCATGCCGCATGCCATCTATCTGCATTCCGATCTGACCAAGAACCGGATCGTACCGAATTCGAAGGCGCAGGCGCGGGAGATCGTCCGGTGGTCGAACCGCGAGATCGTTCTGGCGCTGAGCTTCGCCGGCGCCGTGAACATGGCCATGATGATCATGGCGGCCGCGGTGTTTCACGGCGGCGGACACCAGGACGTCGCAACGATCGAGACCGCCTATCACACGCTGACGCCGCTGCTCGGCGGCGCGTCGGCGGCGGTTTTCCTGATCGCGCTGCTCGCATCCGGCCTGTCGAGTTCGGTGGTCGGCACCATGGCTGGTCAGGTCGTGATGCAGGGCTTTACGGGATTGCATATCCCGCTGTGGATCCGCCGCGCCGTCACGATGGTTCCGCCGGTCCTGGTGATTGCGGCCGGCTATTCGCCGACTCAGGCTCTGGTGCTGAGCCAGGTGGTGCTGTGTCTCGCCTTGCCCGTGCCGGTCATCCCGTTGATCATGCTGACCCGCCGCACCGATCTGATGGGCGATCTCGCCAACAGCCGGCTGACCACGGCCGTGGCTATCGCGGCGACGATCGGCATTCTGATCCTGAACGCGATCCTGCTGTGGTCGGTGGTTGCAGGCGGGTAA